Within the Aminivibrio pyruvatiphilus genome, the region ATTCGGGGGTCAGTCCCGCAAAGGCATTGATAAGGTACGAGACATCTTTGTTTCTCACTTCGCCGAGGTTCCGCCCGATGAAATCCTCCGGTTTTCCGCCGATGTACCTGGCGTAGGCAGGATTGCAGAAACTGATGGTGCAGTCGGGCAAAAAACGGACGATTATCTCGGACTGGGTTTCGACGATGCCCTGGTACATATTTTTTGTCGCCCGCAGTTCCTCTTCTGCACGGATCAGTTCGAGGGTTTTTCCCATGACCCTGGAAATGCTTGAAAGAATGGGAAAGTCGTTTTCCAGGTCAGAGGGGGCCGCCGAAAGGTTTTCCAGACCCACAAACCCGACAATGCGTCCTTCCGCTTCTATGGGGAAGGCTACAACGGAACGGATACCCAGGGTGAGAAAGAGGCTCTTTTCGTTTTCCGCCTCCTCCGGAAGGGAGCTGGGATCAGTAATGGAAAAGGGACCTTCATGCAGGTGTTTCACCCACCATGAATAGTCTTCCCCGCGAAGCCTCTGAAGACCTGCTTTCTTGGAAGCCGTTCCCGGTGCGCACCATTCGTTGGAGTTGACCATTAACCCTTCACTGAAAAGGAAAAGGTAGGCTCTGTCGGCGTTTTTTCCTGAACCTATTATGGAAAGGGCTTTGTCCGTAACTTTATGGAAGTCTTCTTTGTTTCTGCAGAAAGCATACTCGGCGATGATTTCCGCCGTATCCTTTTCCAGCTGCAGCCTTGAGGCGAGTTGTATGTTCGCCCTCACGCGGTCGGTGACGTCCCTGCCGAAACCATGAACTATGACTGTTTCCCCTTCCGGTGCAAATTGCCCGCGGATACTCCAGAGGTAATATCTCTTCTCGTCCGGGGGCAGCATAACAGTGATCCGAAAGGATTCCGACGGGTTTTCCGGTGCCAGGAGCTTCATCTTTTCCAAAAAGGTCTCCGCCCCTTTCTCCGGAAGAAAGCGGCTCAGGTGCTGACCGGCGATATGCTTTTTTTCAGATTGGAACAGCCTGCAGAAGGTATCGTTGGCGAAGGTGAGGGTTCCGTCGGGCAAAAGGCGGCATATGAGGTCCGGGCTTGACTCGATTATTTCTCTGTACAATGCGGTTTCAAAATCACTGGTTTTGTCGGGCATGTTTCTGTCCCCCGGTTCAGAATCTGATGGTTCTTCCCGCTGCGAAGCAAAATGCAGGCAGGTTTTTCCTGGTCGACTCGCCTGATAAATATACAGAAAAGCACAAGGCGAAGCAAGGAAAAACTTCTTTCCCTTGCTTCGCCTTGTTGAGGGTTATTCTTCGTGAGCGGTGTGCCCTGGAAGATCAATAATTCTGTTCAGGTCCAGGATGATGATGAGCCGGTCGTCCACTTTCGCGATTCCCTGGATGAAGTCCTGGGATACGCCGCCCGACCTGATGGTGGTGGTGGGGTCGATGGATTCCTCGGGAATTCGAAGAATCTCGGACACTCCATCCACGAGGATTCCGATGTCCCGCCCCTCCATGTTCACCACGATGATCCGCTTGCGGGACTCCTCCGAAGCCGGCCCTCCCGCTATGCGGAACCGGGTGTTCAGGTCCACGATGGGCACGATCTGTCCCCTGAGGTTCACTATGCCCATGACGTACTCCAGGGCCTGGGGGATTGCCGTGATGTTCTGGGGCCGGACGATTTCCCGGACACGGGAGATTTCGATGCCGAATTCTTCCTTCCCCAGGGCGAAGACTACAAGCTGCCGTTCCTGCATGATCCCGTACCTATCTCTTCTTTGAGCGGGG harbors:
- a CDS encoding chemotaxis protein CheW, with product MQERQLVVFALGKEEFGIEISRVREIVRPQNITAIPQALEYVMGIVNLRGQIVPIVDLNTRFRIAGGPASEESRKRIIVVNMEGRDIGILVDGVSEILRIPEESIDPTTTIRSGGVSQDFIQGIAKVDDRLIIILDLNRIIDLPGHTAHEE